CCACATCTAGCAGGAAATGCTGTATGTTACAGCACCAGGAGCATCACTAATCGACCGATGTGTGCGCTATCGAGGTCACTACATCTAACGACCCCACCGCCATGTCCTTGGCCTGTACCATGTCCATGACCTTGACCTCTCTTGTTCAGCTGACATGCTGTTTTCTGCTGATCCCGAAACGCCTGACAAAGGAAAGAATAGATCAAGTATAATGAGAAATTTAAATTAGCTGctgcaaactgctcaccaaccaaaaggcTCCCTCCACGGAGCGTTCCTGAaggctaaaatgacaacacaaataataaaaaccagTTAATCTAACACGCTTTTCACACCCGTTgagcatctcaaagcgctttcaACATAAACAGGTATACTGGTGTAAcatggtgtgggttcgaatcccggtcatgacacttgtgtccttgagcaagacacttgacttctcatcacccaggggtaagtgggtacctgtgagggcagaggtggttcttgtgattgatttagcttagtgcgctacatacagcacaggctgtatactccttagggagctgagatggtttaaggaatgaaatatggCCCTGGGGTAATTATGTTTTAAGCCTAATGATCATTCTTTGGAATTGCTCTATGTAAGAGctgatattattaatattggtattattatttattattattatttattattattatcataataaacagaagcagtcaagtggaaTTGAGAGAGAGGGAGGAAGCATATAGAAAAATCGTTGAACAATGAAGAGGCGAACAAAGGGGTTTGATTAAAGGTGTGAAGATGGAGAATCAAACAACTAATAAGTGACTGAGAAGAACTAAAAAGGGTAATACCTGTCCAAAAGGGGAGAAGGCAAagacaaacaagttttttttgtttgataaGGTGTCTTTAGAAAGAAAACTATTAACAACTTTTCATCTTTGTCTTCTCCTTTTCCCAACAGATATCTTTGGTTTTGGTCTGCCTCATTCACTATTTAATTACTTTTCTACCTCCTCCAAGTTTCTATGTTGTCCTTTGCATTGCAACCTCCTGTGGTCAATCCAGCATCTTCCCTCTACCCTTATTATCTCCTTCTTCATTGTCTACCCTTGCTTTACCAGCATGATCCCACTCCCCTCCCTCCCTCTTTCTCCCTGATCAGTTAATTTATATATacttgactgcttctgttacacCAGTAGTCTACACATGTTcacgtgtgttgtgttgtcattttagcTTTGAGAAAGACTGCGTGGTTCATAACGTCAGAccactaactattttttaagagcaactataaataaaaaatattaatagtgaacttgcgggtacaacaatgggtaaaaactcttttgaaggagtgatggctctgaaaagagccggtttggtctcgacgttctGCTCGTCttacaaaaacataatttttttgtttgcgttAGCGTTAGATTAAGTAAAACAcacccatttaaaaaaaaaataaaacaaacatgtaatcaataataatatcgaTTCTTAGAGTGATGTATCATGCCAACAGAAGCACTGGGTTTAAAAGAACAGTACTGAATTTGTAAGAGAAAAAAACTCGTTTAAGATCACAGatatacatcaaacttacacaatctaataatgatgatagtaggaAAAATCccttaaatatttctgtctaaaatgtcaaCAGAAACACTCCGGGATTTGAAcacacaacctttgcaattctagagcagcgtcTTAAAAATTAGAACTTTtctttacagaactcgggaaagtactgagtatacagtgcttatacacACCTttgatgtaagggtaaaaccaaattttaaaattctttaactctgatgcaaatttaaaactcGAGTGTTCTGTTCTTTCGAAATTTGAAACTTCCAAATAAAAAGCAATCCATTCGCTGACAccacccccccctttttttccccggaataaaactgaaataaatGCTCACTTATTTGTTCACAACCCCAGAAATCTTGAATCTCCTTGGGGTCAGTGCTGATGAGAACGCCGTTGATTAAGAAAGTAACCTGGTCATATGGCCGGTTATAGGAGACCATGTTCCTGCCTCCTAGCCGCATCTCGGTACATTCACATGGGTTGGTCTCCGATACCCACCACCGTGGTAGTCTACCGTGACCCCTTCCCATGGGCTCCTGGTAGACGTAACATACGTGGGCATAAACTGCCGTAAGAACAGATACAAAGTGTAAGATCATTTCTCATAGTTGCTTTTGGAGTCGCACCTGGGCAAAAACTGCCGTAAGCAACTTGACAATTTGAGACCATTTCTCATTGTACAGGGGAATATACCTTTGCTTTTTGGAGCcgtttggttgttttaatccAAAAACTTCATAGAAATGAGCTATATATAGGCCATGGCCATTATACAAGTAAAATAGCCATGTGAAAATTTCGCGTTTTGGGGATAATAATCGCTGAAAaactggagcggttatgtcacgcttgaaaaataaattaaaaatggcaATAATGTCTTTGTAGAAAACATTTTTCGGATCATTTACTTTAGAAGCAATGTGGTAATGGAAAAGgatcattttttttccttcatctCCAACACTTTGAAGTTGAGCAACGTTTTGATCAGAAACGggcagattgtgtattccagttACGGCTCGTTATTCATGCATGGTCATAAAAATAGCCGCTCAAGGTTTTCAACGCTGCCAAGCGCTTCCCATATTCAAATCTTGGGCCATGAAAACTTATATATATTTTACACAAACcgcattacttcgaagtgaaaatgGTTCTCAGCGGTGCTTTATACTAGCTTCTGACAGGATTCCATCTACagtttttatttgcatttattttaagagtgagtACGTTGTGGGGATATCGCCGAAAAACCGGAGCGGTTTATGTCCACCCGTGAGGAAAATCCCAA
The nucleotide sequence above comes from Asterias rubens chromosome 12, eAstRub1.3, whole genome shotgun sequence. Encoded proteins:
- the LOC117298019 gene encoding uncharacterized protein LOC117298019; the encoded protein is MFFNLFIILGVLSCEVYAHVCYVYQEPMGRGHGRLPRWWVSETNPCECTEMRLGGRNMVSYNRPYDQVTFLINGVLISTDPKEIQDFWGCEQISVSGSAENSMSAEQERSRSWTWYRPRTWRWGR